The following are encoded in a window of Terriglobales bacterium genomic DNA:
- a CDS encoding STAS domain-containing protein, with translation MHLTASFRKVDSVVVVYLKGKILFGNEVETISRQVFALAASSRNVVLELSNLTDMCSGDLGSLWLQYMQAQASGWHIRISGVPSHIQQLIEGARIESVFEIHPTEEEAIAAFQAGNSALVADSSPAA, from the coding sequence ATGCATTTAACTGCAAGTTTCCGGAAAGTGGACTCGGTAGTCGTTGTCTACCTCAAAGGCAAAATTCTTTTTGGCAATGAAGTAGAGACCATCTCCCGTCAGGTGTTCGCGCTGGCAGCTTCTTCCCGCAATGTGGTGCTGGAGCTTTCCAACCTCACCGATATGTGCAGCGGCGATCTGGGCAGCTTGTGGCTGCAATACATGCAGGCACAGGCCTCTGGCTGGCATATCCGCATCTCCGGTGTGCCCAGCCACATTCAGCAGCTGATCGAAGGAGCCCGGATCGAAAGCGTGTTTGAAATTCACCCCACGGAAGAGGAGGCAATTGCGGCCTTCCAGGCAGGGAACTCTGCCCTGGTGGCCGACAGTTCTCCCGCCGCCTAG
- a CDS encoding UDP-2,3-diacylglucosamine diphosphatase, giving the protein MWNGVCDTLIISDVHLGSEVSRAGDALDLLKNSSFRRLILLGDMFCDLNFRRLKKQHWQFLSYIRKLSNPKRGVEVVWVEGNHDQGLSTLMSHLVGVPVYQRYAWSYEGLRHVAVHGHQFDGFVINNILLNRFGTFFYLQIQKLDHKSKAFARYLDRLNTSWLRLSDKVARGAMGLARQVKADRVFCGHTHVATAIEKDGISYYNTGSWTASPCTFITIDEEGVHIHEHQSPTDDHYSGQEREELSSALARVVDAAGLSAPADYESVYC; this is encoded by the coding sequence ATGTGGAACGGGGTCTGCGACACGCTGATCATTTCCGATGTCCATTTGGGGTCGGAAGTTAGCCGCGCCGGAGATGCTCTCGATCTGCTGAAGAATTCCAGCTTCCGTCGCCTGATCCTGCTGGGCGACATGTTCTGCGATCTGAATTTCCGCCGCCTGAAGAAACAGCACTGGCAGTTTCTGTCGTACATCCGAAAGCTCTCCAACCCTAAGCGCGGGGTGGAAGTGGTCTGGGTCGAAGGCAATCACGACCAGGGGCTTTCTACGCTGATGTCGCACCTGGTGGGCGTGCCGGTGTATCAGCGGTACGCGTGGTCTTATGAGGGACTGCGGCATGTAGCGGTGCATGGGCACCAGTTTGACGGGTTCGTGATTAATAACATCCTGCTGAATCGCTTCGGCACTTTCTTCTACCTGCAGATCCAAAAGCTGGATCACAAGAGCAAGGCATTCGCCCGCTATCTGGACCGGCTCAACACGAGCTGGCTGCGGCTGTCCGATAAGGTCGCCCGCGGGGCCATGGGACTGGCGCGGCAAGTCAAGGCCGATCGCGTGTTTTGCGGACACACGCACGTGGCCACTGCAATCGAGAAGGACGGGATCAGTTACTACAACACAGGTTCATGGACGGCCTCGCCCTGCACATTTATCACCATCGATGAGGAAGGAGTGCATATCCATGAGCACCAATCGCCAACTGACGATCATTATTCCGGCCAAGAACGAGAAGAGCTATCTTCCGCGCTTGCTCGCGTCGTTGACGCGGCAGGATTATCCGCTCCTGCGGACTACGAAAGTGTTTATTGCTGA
- a CDS encoding glycosyltransferase, whose product MLASLTRQDYPLLRTTKVFIADAGSTDGTQEIALGFRDSLDVQVIPGGLPSVGRNAGARLADSRYLLFIDADMELDDPTLIRRALATMQRRKLQCLTTNIRCSNGRIKDHALYAGNNLVQRFASFTKPFATGMFMLFEKKAFDRLGGFHERALYAEDYLLSKKVPVWRFGIVRGHILTSNRRFKKMGCFKIVRMFLRTAVNSWNESYFLRDHKYWQEPVSGSTQLSN is encoded by the coding sequence TTGCTCGCGTCGTTGACGCGGCAGGATTATCCGCTCCTGCGGACTACGAAAGTGTTTATTGCTGATGCCGGCTCGACCGACGGCACGCAGGAAATAGCGCTCGGGTTTCGCGATTCGCTGGATGTGCAGGTGATTCCCGGAGGGCTTCCCTCAGTCGGCCGGAATGCGGGCGCCCGCCTGGCCGACAGCCGCTACTTGCTGTTCATCGACGCGGACATGGAGTTGGATGATCCCACGCTGATCCGGCGCGCGCTCGCGACCATGCAGCGCCGCAAGCTGCAGTGCCTGACGACGAACATCCGCTGCTCAAATGGCAGGATCAAAGATCACGCTTTGTATGCTGGCAACAACCTGGTGCAGCGCTTCGCCTCCTTTACCAAGCCGTTCGCGACCGGGATGTTCATGCTGTTTGAGAAGAAGGCATTCGATCGCCTGGGCGGGTTTCATGAGCGCGCGTTGTATGCCGAAGATTATCTCCTGAGCAAGAAAGTTCCGGTGTGGCGCTTTGGAATCGTGCGGGGACACATCCTGACATCGAATCGCCGCTTCAAGAAGATGGGCTGCTTCAAAATTGTGCGTATGTTTCTGAGAACGGCGGTGAATAGCTGGAATGAGAGTTACTTCCTGCGCGATCACAAGTATTGGCAGGAGCCGGTTTCGGGGAGTACACAGCTGAGCAACTGA